From Nonomuraea helvata, a single genomic window includes:
- a CDS encoding PLP-dependent aspartate aminotransferase family protein has product MDDEWICGRLGEDEPWVMGAVNPPVFENSLFTFATAEELGEAIRNEDERYVYWRGTNPTVDLAQRKLAALERGERAKCFGSGMGAISATISSLVQAGDHVLVLGAVYGPTTQFLRYLEKFGVTHTHVGDLAGCDSAIRPNTRLLYFESPSYMAYAVVDIAEVTAWARERGLVTAMDNTWSTPLFQKPLTMGVDLVVHSLSKYIGGHSDLVGGVVIGPSRLIRPLALTEYQLYGSAMSPHDAAKVIKGLRTLPVRMAAHQERGLAVAEFLSGHPAVRAVHHPGLPSHPGHAIALRQMTGFSSLFSLVLDTESREEVGSFLNKLRHFRIGVSWGGFESLVNAPALSTEESVRATMGIPVGLVRLSVGLEPADTLIKDLGLALEGVGRLA; this is encoded by the coding sequence ATGGATGACGAATGGATCTGTGGCCGGTTGGGTGAGGACGAGCCCTGGGTGATGGGCGCGGTCAACCCGCCGGTGTTCGAGAACTCGCTGTTCACGTTCGCGACGGCGGAGGAGCTCGGCGAGGCCATCAGGAACGAGGACGAGCGGTACGTCTACTGGCGGGGGACCAACCCGACGGTCGATCTCGCCCAGCGTAAACTCGCCGCGCTCGAGCGGGGCGAGCGGGCGAAGTGTTTCGGGTCGGGCATGGGGGCCATCTCGGCCACCATCTCCTCGCTCGTGCAGGCCGGGGACCATGTCCTGGTCCTGGGCGCGGTGTACGGACCCACCACGCAGTTCCTGCGGTACCTGGAGAAATTCGGTGTCACGCATACGCACGTCGGCGACCTCGCGGGGTGTGACAGCGCTATCAGGCCGAACACCCGCCTACTCTACTTCGAATCGCCCTCCTACATGGCCTACGCGGTCGTGGACATCGCGGAAGTGACGGCGTGGGCCCGGGAGCGCGGGCTGGTGACGGCCATGGACAACACGTGGTCCACGCCCCTGTTCCAGAAGCCGCTCACCATGGGCGTCGATCTCGTCGTGCACTCGCTGTCGAAGTACATCGGCGGGCACAGCGACCTGGTCGGCGGCGTGGTGATCGGCCCGTCCCGGCTGATCAGGCCGCTGGCGCTGACCGAGTACCAGCTGTACGGGTCCGCCATGTCGCCGCACGACGCGGCCAAGGTGATCAAGGGCCTGCGGACGCTGCCGGTGCGGATGGCGGCGCACCAGGAGCGGGGGCTGGCCGTGGCGGAGTTCCTGAGCGGGCATCCGGCCGTACGGGCGGTGCACCATCCCGGGCTGCCGTCCCATCCCGGGCATGCCATCGCGTTGCGCCAGATGACGGGATTCTCCAGCCTGTTCAGCCTCGTCCTGGACACGGAGTCACGCGAAGAAGTCGGCAGTTTTCTCAATAAATTGAGACATTTCAGGATTGGCGTGTCCTGGGGAGGCTTCGAGAGCCTGGTGAACGCGCCCGCCCTGTCCACCGAGGAGAGCGTCCGGGCCACCATGGGCATCCCGGTCGGCCTCGTCCGCCTCTCGGTGGGTCTGGAGCCCGCGGACACGTTGATCAAGGACCTCGGTCTAGCGCTGGAGGGGGTCGGTCGCCTAGCGTGA
- a CDS encoding sugar ABC transporter substrate-binding protein — protein MTKPFLAAAVAATLVLAGCGSGSSSSGGVRLRMIESLTSPERTKLIKSLLDDFEKANPGIEVELVSPPLDSADQKITQILQTKKDLDVLEVRDHTAKSFSNNGWLAELPTTEWPGWSDLTELAQKKAVEIGGKAYLIPYGFYERTLFYRTDWGMAQPPATWQELYEAGKKLTSGNRYGYSFRGGKGGADYAVQMISAYNGEALNPEKSFYLKDKRTIFSTPEAAQALDLYVKIFKEASPPDSVSWAYPEMVQGFTSGVTGMLIQDPEVIKTVQESGVTAWSTAPIPKGPSGYAFQPVGYAGWGATSFTKHPKEAVKLVQFLSEAKQSIAFAKGNSLIPISKQAQSDPQFSQGAWKAYLQAQQDPKQVITIRPVDYPGWSQFLVDSDRDVQSLITGKKTVAEVLKSWDAFWTDQAKKVS, from the coding sequence ATGACCAAGCCCTTCCTGGCGGCCGCGGTCGCCGCCACACTGGTGCTCGCCGGGTGCGGCTCCGGCTCCTCATCCTCCGGAGGGGTACGGCTCCGCATGATCGAGAGCTTGACCAGCCCCGAGCGGACCAAGCTCATCAAGTCCTTGCTCGACGACTTCGAGAAGGCGAATCCCGGCATCGAGGTCGAGCTGGTCTCACCGCCCCTGGACAGCGCCGACCAGAAGATCACCCAGATCCTGCAGACCAAGAAGGACCTGGACGTGCTGGAAGTCCGCGACCACACGGCCAAGTCCTTCTCCAACAACGGCTGGCTGGCCGAGCTGCCCACCACGGAGTGGCCCGGCTGGTCGGACCTGACCGAGCTGGCCCAGAAGAAGGCCGTCGAGATCGGGGGCAAGGCCTACCTGATCCCGTACGGGTTCTACGAGCGCACGCTCTTCTACCGTACGGACTGGGGCATGGCCCAGCCGCCGGCCACGTGGCAGGAGCTCTACGAGGCCGGCAAGAAGCTGACCTCGGGCAACCGGTACGGCTACTCGTTCAGGGGCGGCAAGGGCGGCGCGGACTACGCGGTCCAGATGATCAGCGCGTACAACGGCGAAGCCCTGAATCCCGAAAAATCGTTCTATCTCAAGGACAAGCGCACGATCTTCTCCACCCCCGAGGCCGCCCAGGCCCTGGACCTCTACGTCAAGATCTTCAAGGAGGCGTCCCCGCCCGACTCCGTCTCCTGGGCCTATCCCGAGATGGTCCAGGGCTTCACCTCGGGCGTCACCGGCATGCTCATCCAGGACCCCGAAGTGATCAAGACGGTCCAGGAGAGCGGCGTCACGGCCTGGTCCACGGCCCCCATCCCCAAGGGCCCGTCCGGGTACGCCTTCCAGCCCGTCGGCTACGCCGGATGGGGCGCCACGTCGTTCACCAAGCACCCGAAGGAGGCGGTCAAGCTGGTGCAGTTCCTGTCGGAGGCCAAGCAGAGCATCGCCTTCGCCAAGGGCAACTCCCTCATCCCCATCTCCAAGCAGGCGCAGAGCGACCCGCAGTTCTCGCAGGGCGCGTGGAAGGCGTACCTGCAGGCCCAGCAGGACCCCAAGCAGGTGATCACGATCAGGCCGGTCGACTACCCGGGCTGGAGCCAGTTCCTCGTCGACTCCGACCGTGACGTCCAGTCCTTGATCACCGGCAAGAAGACCGTGGCCGAGGTGCTCAAGTCGTGGGACGCCTTCTGGACAGACCAGGCCAAGAAGGTCTCATGA
- a CDS encoding sugar ABC transporter permease: protein MRTFSLRRARFIALCLLPGVVFVSVFTYYPVLRGAVIAFQQYNLFDITSTPFVGLENFRAVLGEDRFWTALRNTGTWVVVSLFFQFFLGFGLALLLRRHFRGRGLYQAWVFFPWAMSGFLIGLLWRWMFNGQFGVINDLLLKTGIIDQRIGFLATPGWAMTSVIVANIWYGVTFFAIMIMAALQSVPKELYEAASVDGASRLRQFWHVTLPHIRPTLALIVLLRIIWILNFPDLIYSMTGGGPAGSTDIITTFLIQQVIGGDYGRGGAVGLLTLGLLLSFSVFYLNATRFEKAR from the coding sequence ATGAGGACCTTCAGCCTCCGCAGGGCGAGGTTCATCGCGCTGTGCCTGCTGCCGGGCGTGGTGTTCGTGTCCGTGTTCACGTACTACCCGGTGCTCCGCGGCGCGGTGATCGCCTTCCAGCAGTACAACCTGTTCGACATCACCTCCACCCCCTTCGTCGGCCTGGAGAACTTCAGGGCCGTCTTAGGTGAGGACCGCTTCTGGACGGCGCTCCGGAACACCGGCACGTGGGTGGTCGTGTCGCTGTTCTTCCAGTTCTTCCTGGGCTTCGGGCTGGCGCTGCTGCTGCGGCGGCACTTCCGCGGCAGGGGCCTCTACCAGGCGTGGGTGTTCTTCCCCTGGGCCATGTCGGGATTCCTGATCGGGCTGCTGTGGCGGTGGATGTTCAACGGCCAGTTCGGCGTGATCAACGACCTGCTGCTCAAGACCGGCATCATCGACCAGCGCATCGGCTTCCTGGCCACTCCGGGCTGGGCGATGACGTCGGTGATCGTGGCGAACATCTGGTACGGCGTCACGTTCTTCGCCATCATGATCATGGCCGCGCTGCAGTCGGTGCCCAAGGAGCTGTACGAGGCGGCGTCGGTGGACGGCGCCTCGCGGCTGCGGCAGTTCTGGCACGTCACGCTGCCGCACATCCGGCCCACGCTCGCGCTGATCGTGCTGCTGCGCATCATCTGGATCCTGAACTTCCCCGACCTCATCTACTCGATGACCGGCGGCGGCCCGGCCGGCAGCACCGACATCATCACGACCTTCCTCATCCAGCAGGTCATCGGCGGCGACTACGGCCGCGGCGGCGCGGTCGGCCTGCTCACCCTCGGCCTGCTGCTCTCCTTCAGCGTCTTCTACCTCAACGCGACGAGATTCGAGAAAGCACGATGA
- a CDS encoding carbohydrate ABC transporter permease produces MRRVATVAKVVVLGAWLLITLFPLYWIVVTSLKPKPEIFSMPLRYWPGKVTFEHYADLFSFADFGAYLLNSLLVSLVAAAAVTAIGVLGGYTLARFAFPGRGALMLAYLVTQMLPLFIALGPLYLLMSDLDLLNRLAGLMLVYVAMLVPFSTIIMRGFYERVPVALEEAAQVDGASRLVAMVRVVIPVMLPGIAATFIFAFVQCWNELFLAITFIDSEDSKTIPVAMNSFITQYDIDWGSMAAATVVSVLPTLVLFAAIRRYIVEGLTAGAVKG; encoded by the coding sequence ATGAGACGAGTTGCGACCGTCGCCAAGGTCGTCGTGCTGGGCGCCTGGCTGCTGATCACCCTGTTCCCCCTCTACTGGATCGTCGTCACCTCGCTCAAGCCCAAGCCCGAGATCTTCTCGATGCCGCTCAGGTACTGGCCGGGCAAGGTGACGTTCGAGCACTACGCGGACCTGTTCTCCTTCGCCGACTTCGGCGCGTACCTGCTGAACAGCCTGCTCGTCTCCCTCGTCGCGGCCGCCGCGGTGACCGCGATCGGCGTGCTCGGCGGCTACACGCTGGCCCGCTTCGCCTTCCCCGGCAGGGGCGCGCTGATGCTGGCGTACCTGGTCACGCAGATGCTCCCGCTGTTCATCGCGCTCGGCCCGCTCTACCTGCTGATGTCCGACCTCGACCTGCTCAACCGGCTGGCCGGGCTCATGCTCGTGTACGTGGCCATGCTCGTGCCGTTCTCCACGATCATCATGCGCGGCTTCTACGAGCGGGTGCCGGTCGCGCTGGAGGAGGCCGCGCAGGTGGACGGGGCCTCGCGGCTGGTGGCCATGGTCCGGGTGGTGATCCCGGTCATGCTGCCGGGCATCGCGGCCACGTTCATCTTCGCCTTCGTCCAGTGCTGGAACGAGCTCTTCCTGGCGATCACGTTCATCGACAGCGAGGACTCCAAGACCATCCCGGTCGCCATGAACTCCTTCATCACCCAGTACGACATCGACTGGGGATCGATGGCCGCCGCCACCGTGGTCTCGGTGCTTCCGACGCTGGTGCTGTTCGCCGCCATCCGCCGCTACATCGTCGAAGGGCTCACCGCGGGCGCGGTCAAGGGGTGA
- a CDS encoding prephenate dehydratase has translation MTARRIAYQGEPGSNSHMVCKHHYPDWHTVPCASFEDVFAVVENGKAELAMIPIDNSIAGRVADIHHFLPTSDLYIIGEHFLRIQFHLMAPPSATLDTIKAVRSHVHALGQCRRIIREHDLVPVIAGDTAGAAREVAEAEDPTQAAIAPPLAAEIYDLRILARDVEDEAHNTTRFVVLSPDLVQAPPGEGPVVTSFVFNVRNLPAALYKALGGFATNGINMTKLESYMVGGHFAATQFLAEVDGHPEDPGLKNALEELAFFTTDVKILGVYPADPFRAD, from the coding sequence GTGACCGCACGACGTATCGCTTACCAGGGCGAGCCCGGCTCGAACTCCCACATGGTGTGCAAGCACCACTACCCCGACTGGCATACAGTGCCGTGCGCGTCCTTCGAGGATGTGTTCGCGGTGGTGGAGAACGGAAAGGCCGAGCTGGCGATGATTCCGATCGACAACTCGATCGCCGGCCGGGTCGCCGACATCCACCACTTCCTGCCGACCTCGGACCTGTACATCATCGGCGAGCACTTCCTGCGCATCCAGTTCCACCTGATGGCGCCGCCGAGTGCGACCCTGGACACGATCAAGGCCGTGCGCAGCCACGTGCATGCCCTCGGCCAGTGCCGCCGGATCATCCGCGAGCACGACCTGGTGCCGGTGATCGCCGGTGACACCGCCGGCGCTGCGCGAGAGGTGGCCGAGGCGGAGGATCCGACCCAGGCGGCGATTGCGCCGCCGCTCGCGGCGGAGATCTACGACCTGCGCATCCTCGCCCGCGACGTCGAGGACGAGGCGCACAACACCACCCGGTTCGTGGTGCTCAGCCCGGACCTCGTGCAGGCACCGCCCGGCGAGGGCCCGGTGGTCACCTCGTTCGTCTTCAACGTCCGCAACCTGCCGGCCGCGCTCTACAAGGCGCTCGGCGGGTTCGCGACCAACGGCATCAACATGACCAAGCTGGAGAGCTACATGGTCGGCGGCCACTTCGCGGCCACCCAGTTCCTCGCCGAGGTCGACGGGCACCCCGAGGACCCCGGCCTGAAGAACGCGCTGGAGGAGTTGGCGTTCTTCACCACGGACGTGAAGATCCTCGGGGTCTACCCGGCCGACCCGTTCCGCGCCGACTGA
- a CDS encoding DUF2231 domain-containing protein, whose translation MFFGLPLHPLVVHAAVVCLPLAALGTLLMAFWPAAASRLWPAVLFVATIALAAVPLSISSGETLADKVGENAAIEAHEEQGEQVLPFVIVLWLAALGISLATRLMRHSTRSAHESTRTRPRWHAAMVIVLAVLALVGGVGGTIATVRAGHSGAQTVWTK comes from the coding sequence ATGTTCTTCGGCCTGCCCTTGCATCCGCTGGTTGTCCACGCCGCCGTGGTATGCCTGCCGCTCGCGGCGCTGGGCACCCTCCTGATGGCGTTCTGGCCCGCCGCAGCGAGCCGATTGTGGCCTGCGGTGCTGTTCGTCGCCACGATCGCGCTGGCCGCCGTGCCGCTGTCGATCAGCAGCGGCGAGACGTTGGCCGACAAGGTCGGAGAGAACGCAGCCATCGAAGCCCACGAGGAGCAGGGCGAGCAGGTGCTGCCGTTCGTCATCGTGCTCTGGCTGGCCGCGCTCGGCATCTCCCTGGCAACCCGCCTCATGCGACACAGCACACGCTCAGCCCACGAAAGCACCAGGACGCGACCGCGGTGGCACGCCGCCATGGTCATCGTCTTGGCAGTCCTCGCCCTGGTCGGCGGCGTGGGAGGCACCATCGCCACAGTACGGGCGGGCCATAGCGGAGCCCAGACCGTCTGGACCAAGTGA
- a CDS encoding ferritin family protein: MIPLSARALITGAFTIALSMHMGGAFAASASPMGPPADRVDPPSPQAQKDLEQSMRGEAFANASYRLYAAQAQRENLPSVARLFERTADVELGEHFKEEAALSGLVHGDAANLRAATAGETYESQKMYPGFAQQAKAGGDSRAAARFSEIARDEGTHARAFGAALRAVESGRGTVPAPAKAEAVHVPQGPPEVRAQQTKTDLDTAMHGEALAYAKYQQYAEHAKDPAVAELFRGNSDVELHEHFADEAKLAGLVGSTHANLVKAIAGERYESQTMYPTFAKRARAAGDNQAAERFSHNAEDEAGHARAFQQALDRLQ; this comes from the coding sequence ATGATTCCCTTGTCCGCACGCGCACTCATCACCGGCGCGTTCACGATCGCATTGAGCATGCACATGGGCGGTGCGTTCGCCGCTTCCGCCTCACCGATGGGTCCGCCCGCCGATAGGGTGGATCCGCCGAGTCCGCAGGCCCAGAAGGACCTCGAACAGTCGATGCGCGGTGAGGCGTTCGCCAACGCCTCTTATCGCCTGTACGCGGCCCAGGCCCAGCGGGAGAATCTGCCGTCGGTGGCTCGCCTGTTCGAGCGCACCGCCGATGTGGAACTGGGTGAGCACTTCAAGGAAGAGGCCGCGCTGAGCGGCCTGGTCCACGGCGACGCCGCGAACCTGCGCGCCGCGACGGCCGGGGAGACGTACGAGTCCCAGAAGATGTATCCCGGCTTCGCACAGCAGGCCAAGGCCGGCGGCGACAGCCGGGCGGCCGCCCGCTTCTCTGAGATCGCCCGTGACGAAGGCACGCACGCGCGAGCGTTCGGCGCCGCGCTGCGGGCCGTCGAGTCCGGTCGGGGCACCGTGCCTGCGCCGGCGAAGGCCGAGGCGGTGCACGTCCCGCAAGGCCCGCCTGAGGTCCGCGCGCAACAGACCAAGACCGACCTGGACACGGCCATGCACGGCGAGGCGCTCGCGTACGCCAAGTACCAGCAGTACGCCGAGCACGCCAAGGATCCAGCCGTGGCGGAGCTGTTCCGCGGCAACTCCGATGTGGAACTGCACGAGCACTTCGCTGATGAGGCCAAGCTGGCCGGCCTGGTCGGGAGCACGCACGCCAACCTGGTCAAGGCCATCGCCGGCGAGCGATACGAGTCCCAGACCATGTATCCGACCTTCGCCAAGCGCGCCAGGGCAGCGGGCGACAACCAGGCGGCCGAACGCTTCTCGCACAACGCCGAAGACGAGGCCGGACACGCCCGCGCCTTCCAGCAGGCGCTGGATCGGCTGCAATGA
- a CDS encoding DUF485 domain-containing protein: protein MQESSDFQELKRRFRAWTFPMTVAFFVWYLLYVVLSGWARGFMGIKLIGEINVGLVFGLLQFVSTFLIAWAYARHAEKKLDPIADKLRHEVEEKTK from the coding sequence ATGCAGGAGAGCAGTGATTTCCAGGAATTGAAACGGCGCTTCCGCGCCTGGACGTTTCCCATGACCGTGGCGTTCTTCGTGTGGTACCTGCTCTACGTGGTGCTGTCCGGCTGGGCGCGCGGCTTCATGGGGATCAAGCTGATCGGCGAGATCAACGTCGGCCTCGTCTTCGGGTTGCTCCAGTTCGTCTCCACGTTCCTCATCGCGTGGGCGTACGCGAGGCACGCCGAGAAGAAGCTCGACCCGATCGCCGACAAGCTCCGCCACGAGGTTGAGGAGAAGACCAAGTGA
- a CDS encoding cation acetate symporter, translating to MILFLTFVAGTLGITFWASRQTKTAADYYAGGRSFTGVQNGLAIGGDYMSAASFLGIAGIIALSGYDGFLYSIGFLVAWLVALLLVAELMRNSGKFTMADVLAFRMSPRPVRTAAGVSTIVVSIFYLLAQMVGAGALVGLLLGITSDAGKAWTIVGVGALMIVYVVFGGMKGTTWVQIVKAVLLMSGAALVTVLVLGKFGFNLSSLLGQAAATSGPKANPGNFLIPGLKYGTDAQGLVGKIDLISLGLALVLGTAGLPHILIRFYTVPTAKDARKSVLWGIGIIGVFYLLTLVLGFGAAALVGKEAIVKGDKAGNTAAPMLAEKIGQEIFGSVGGTILLALIGAVAFATILAVVAGLTLASSSSFSHDLYAHVFKRGQATERQEVVVARVSALVIGAIAIGLGILAQGQNVAFLVSLAFAVAASGNLPAILYSLFWKRFNTTGAVSAIYGGLGSALILVIFSPVVSAPTPPAGTAVTALIHGVDFHWFPLSNPGIVSIPIGFLCGWLGTILSKEYNAGKYAEMEVRSLTGVGAEKATQH from the coding sequence ATGATCCTCTTCCTCACCTTCGTCGCCGGGACGCTGGGGATCACGTTCTGGGCGAGCCGCCAGACCAAGACGGCCGCCGACTACTACGCCGGCGGCCGGTCGTTCACCGGCGTGCAGAACGGGCTGGCCATCGGCGGCGACTACATGTCGGCCGCGTCCTTCCTCGGCATCGCGGGCATCATCGCGCTGTCCGGCTACGACGGGTTCCTGTACTCGATCGGGTTCCTGGTCGCCTGGCTGGTCGCGCTGCTGCTGGTGGCCGAGCTGATGCGGAACTCCGGCAAGTTCACCATGGCCGACGTGCTGGCGTTCCGGATGAGCCCGCGCCCGGTGCGCACGGCGGCCGGCGTGTCCACGATCGTGGTCAGCATCTTCTACCTGCTGGCCCAGATGGTGGGCGCGGGCGCGCTGGTCGGCCTGCTGCTCGGCATCACCAGCGACGCGGGCAAGGCGTGGACGATCGTCGGCGTGGGCGCGCTGATGATCGTGTACGTGGTCTTCGGCGGCATGAAGGGCACCACCTGGGTGCAGATCGTCAAGGCGGTGCTCCTCATGAGCGGCGCCGCGCTCGTGACGGTGCTGGTGCTGGGCAAGTTCGGCTTCAACCTGTCGTCCCTGCTCGGCCAGGCCGCCGCCACCAGCGGCCCCAAGGCGAACCCCGGCAACTTCCTCATCCCCGGCCTGAAGTACGGCACCGACGCCCAGGGGCTGGTCGGCAAGATCGACCTCATCAGCCTGGGCCTCGCCCTCGTGCTCGGCACCGCGGGCCTGCCGCACATCCTCATCCGCTTCTACACCGTCCCCACCGCCAAGGACGCCCGCAAGTCGGTCCTGTGGGGCATCGGCATCATCGGTGTGTTCTACCTGCTGACTCTGGTCCTCGGCTTCGGCGCGGCGGCCCTGGTCGGCAAGGAGGCGATCGTCAAGGGCGACAAGGCAGGCAACACGGCCGCCCCGATGCTGGCCGAGAAGATCGGCCAGGAGATCTTCGGCTCGGTCGGCGGAACGATCCTGCTGGCCCTCATCGGCGCCGTCGCCTTCGCCACGATCCTCGCCGTGGTGGCCGGCCTCACGCTGGCCTCCTCCTCCAGCTTCTCCCACGACCTGTACGCGCACGTCTTCAAGCGCGGCCAGGCCACCGAGCGGCAGGAGGTCGTGGTGGCCCGGGTGTCCGCCCTGGTCATCGGCGCCATCGCGATCGGCCTGGGCATCCTGGCCCAGGGGCAGAACGTCGCCTTCCTGGTCTCCCTGGCCTTCGCCGTCGCGGCCTCCGGCAACCTGCCGGCGATCCTCTACAGCCTGTTCTGGAAGCGGTTCAACACGACGGGCGCCGTCTCGGCCATCTACGGCGGCCTCGGGTCCGCCCTGATCCTGGTCATCTTCTCGCCCGTCGTCTCCGCGCCGACGCCCCCGGCGGGGACCGCGGTGACGGCGCTGATCCACGGCGTGGACTTCCACTGGTTCCCGCTGAGCAACCCGGGCATCGTGTCGATCCCGATCGGCTTCCTGTGCGGGTGGCTCGGCACGATTCTCAGCAAGGAGTACAACGCCGGCAAGTACGCCGAGATGGAGGTCCGCTCCCTCACCGGTGTCGGCGCCGAGAAGGCCACCCAGCACTGA
- a CDS encoding ABC transporter permease subunit: protein MVGTLTPLWAQNLFGSAFLDGADNWKIFTRIALPLCRPAVVVTLLFEFQAAWTDLMRPLIYLRDSATFTVPRGLKALLDQFGFGGEWHWEIVMTASVITTIPMIILFFLGQKHFVRGIATTGSKG from the coding sequence ATGGTCGGCACCCTCACCCCGCTGTGGGCCCAGAACCTGTTCGGCAGCGCCTTCCTCGACGGGGCGGACAACTGGAAGATCTTCACCAGGATCGCGCTGCCGCTGTGCCGGCCCGCGGTCGTGGTGACGCTGCTGTTCGAGTTCCAGGCGGCCTGGACGGACCTGATGCGGCCGCTGATCTATCTGCGCGACTCCGCCACGTTCACCGTGCCGCGCGGGCTGAAGGCGCTGCTCGACCAGTTCGGGTTCGGCGGCGAGTGGCACTGGGAGATCGTCATGACCGCCAGCGTGATCACCACGATCCCGATGATCATCCTGTTCTTCCTCGGCCAGAAACATTTCGTCAGGGGCATCGCGACCACAGGGAGCAAGGGATGA
- a CDS encoding MBL fold metallo-hydrolase: protein MSNDVTEVVPGVFRIADTCNVYVIAAPAGGEERTGIAVDFGSGRALDLLDELGLDRLTDVLMTHHHRDQAQGLRRAVESGVRVHVPPVERDLFERVDEMWTGRQISNDYDLRDDRFSLLDPVPVAGVVPEYRTANYGGIDVRVLPTPGHTPGSVTYIVGRVAFTGDLIYAPGKVWSLAATQWSYTENEGPAMVILSSELLRREELGVLLPSHGEPMTDPQEALEQLSTAMQRYVDFRRPHPWDVRGLLANPFVQVTPHLLMNRSSQSYSYVLLSESGAAMVFDFGYDMSTGLVHNTSRAARRPWLASMPALREHYGVTSVEVALPTHYHDDHVAGMPLLRDVEGTEIWAPSHIAPILATPLHHDLPCQWFEPIPADRVLGLGETVRWREYEITVHDLPGHTLFAAAYEFEVDGHRVLVTGDQQDGMGIPGAGESARQEVLNFQYKNRFQIEDYRKSAALYRRLRPDLMVSGHWRPRWVDDDYLHMMTERGEELVALHHDLLPLDRLDLGADGVLCRLTPYYASVRAGGELTLTVTVRNPWPDKALATIEPVVPPGWRLEQGSVTLRLPGGGMEQVHLRLGADVVPRRRVRLAVDLTIGDLRLGQHAEALVDVVGEGIR from the coding sequence GTGAGCAACGATGTGACCGAAGTTGTCCCAGGTGTCTTCCGCATTGCGGACACCTGCAACGTCTACGTCATCGCCGCTCCTGCCGGAGGAGAGGAACGCACGGGGATCGCCGTCGACTTCGGTTCGGGGCGCGCGCTGGACCTCCTCGACGAGCTCGGCCTCGACCGCCTCACCGACGTCCTGATGACGCACCACCACCGCGACCAGGCCCAAGGACTGCGGAGAGCGGTCGAGTCCGGTGTGCGGGTGCACGTGCCGCCCGTCGAGCGCGACCTGTTCGAGCGGGTCGACGAGATGTGGACGGGCCGGCAGATCAGCAACGACTACGACCTGCGCGACGACCGGTTCTCGCTGCTCGACCCCGTGCCGGTCGCCGGCGTCGTGCCCGAATACCGGACGGCGAACTACGGAGGGATCGACGTACGCGTCCTGCCCACGCCAGGGCACACCCCCGGCTCCGTGACGTACATCGTCGGGCGGGTCGCGTTCACCGGTGATCTGATCTACGCGCCTGGAAAGGTGTGGTCGCTGGCCGCCACCCAGTGGTCGTACACCGAGAACGAGGGCCCCGCCATGGTCATCCTGAGCTCCGAGCTGCTGCGGCGGGAGGAGCTCGGCGTGCTGCTGCCCTCGCATGGCGAGCCGATGACCGACCCCCAGGAGGCGCTCGAGCAGCTCTCCACCGCCATGCAGCGCTACGTCGACTTCCGCCGCCCCCACCCCTGGGACGTCAGAGGACTGCTGGCCAACCCTTTCGTTCAGGTGACCCCCCACCTGCTCATGAACAGGAGCAGCCAGTCGTACAGCTATGTGCTGCTGTCGGAATCGGGCGCGGCCATGGTGTTCGACTTCGGGTACGACATGTCCACCGGCCTCGTGCACAACACCTCCCGCGCGGCCCGCCGCCCCTGGCTGGCCTCCATGCCGGCGCTGCGCGAGCACTACGGCGTCACGAGCGTCGAGGTCGCCCTGCCCACCCACTACCACGACGACCACGTGGCGGGCATGCCGCTGCTGCGCGACGTCGAGGGCACGGAGATCTGGGCGCCGTCCCACATCGCCCCCATCCTGGCCACGCCGCTCCACCACGACCTGCCGTGCCAGTGGTTCGAGCCCATCCCCGCCGACCGGGTGCTCGGCCTGGGGGAGACGGTGCGCTGGCGGGAGTACGAGATCACCGTGCACGACCTGCCGGGGCACACCCTGTTCGCGGCGGCGTACGAGTTCGAGGTGGACGGGCACCGGGTGCTCGTCACAGGGGACCAGCAGGACGGGATGGGCATACCGGGCGCCGGTGAGTCGGCACGCCAGGAAGTTCTGAATTTTCAGTACAAAAACCGGTTCCAGATCGAGGACTACCGGAAGAGCGCCGCTCTCTACCGCCGCCTGCGCCCCGACCTGATGGTCAGCGGCCACTGGCGGCCCCGCTGGGTGGACGACGACTACCTGCACATGATGACCGAGCGCGGCGAGGAACTCGTCGCGCTCCACCACGACCTGCTCCCGCTCGACCGCCTCGACCTCGGGGCCGACGGCGTGCTGTGCCGCCTGACCCCGTACTACGCGAGCGTCCGCGCAGGGGGCGAGCTCACGCTGACGGTCACCGTACGCAACCCGTGGCCGGACAAGGCCCTGGCCACCATCGAGCCGGTCGTCCCGCCGGGCTGGCGCCTCGAGCAGGGGTCTGTGACGCTAAGGCTCCCCGGAGGGGGTATGGAGCAGGTACATCTCCGTCTTGGCGCGGACGTCGTGCCGCGACGCCGCGTTCGTCTCGCAGTCGACTTGACCATCGGCGATCTGCGCCTCGGGCAGCACGCGGAGGCGCTGGTCGACGTGGTCGGGGAAGGGATCCGATGA